A DNA window from Fodinibius sp. Rm-B-1B1-1 contains the following coding sequences:
- a CDS encoding response regulator transcription factor: protein MRPKHSILLVEDEEEPAEMLANFLEMNDYDVLVAHEGNRALDLIEQHAGEIHLAILDIMVPNVDGKEICRHIRSHPVLNDIPVIFLTAKDEEEDEIEGLELGADDYISKPASLPLVKAHVESLLRRQNPQKANWLQYGDTYLDTDAKELYVEDEKIDLTSTEYTLIELFYKNPKRVYTRQEILEHITEDERFVFDRTVDVHVKNLRLKMGDAGEVIKTYRGIGYGLNREIVKV from the coding sequence GTGAGACCTAAGCATAGTATATTATTAGTTGAGGATGAAGAAGAGCCGGCCGAGATGCTGGCTAATTTTCTGGAGATGAACGATTATGATGTACTGGTGGCCCATGAAGGTAACCGGGCACTGGATCTTATTGAGCAGCATGCCGGAGAAATTCATTTGGCTATTTTGGACATCATGGTTCCTAATGTGGATGGTAAAGAAATTTGCCGGCACATTCGTAGCCATCCGGTATTGAATGATATTCCCGTCATATTTTTGACGGCTAAAGATGAAGAAGAGGATGAGATTGAAGGACTTGAGCTGGGGGCAGATGACTACATCTCCAAACCGGCCAGTCTGCCGCTGGTGAAGGCGCATGTAGAGTCGTTGCTTCGCCGCCAGAATCCCCAGAAAGCTAATTGGTTGCAGTATGGGGATACCTATCTCGATACCGATGCCAAAGAGCTGTATGTCGAAGATGAAAAAATTGATCTAACGTCGACCGAATACACGCTGATTGAACTATTTTATAAAAATCCCAAGCGTGTATATACGCGACAAGAAATTTTAGAGCATATTACCGAAGATGAACGTTTTGTGTTTGATCGTACGGTAGATGTGCACGTTAAAAATTTGCGTCTTAAGATGGGGGATGCCGGTGAAGTGATTAAAACATACCGCGGTATCGGCTACGGACTTAACCGCGAAATTGTGAAGGTTTAA
- the hemH gene encoding ferrochelatase, with amino-acid sequence MAEEEKRIGVVLMNLGGPTADYAVRPFLYNLFRDEDIIKMGGGKFQDFFAKIISKFRAPAVQEDYEEINGCPRGCMGNKHCLNRQKSITSTCCSPINSLTEKQRRGLEKYLKNILPEDQFVKVYTCMRYWLPFAETTLEDMEEDGITHAVMVPLYPQFSWTTTGSSYRDWETKREEKFGHDTPWKEFHVKNYHLDENYLSAMNDRIDEALAEMDEETRQKTHFIFSAHGTPKLEVRSGDPYTTEINQTMEAIMEMRGYDHDYWLGYQSKVGPQKWTQPNTAELVERHIEYGIKNFLMIPIAFVTDHVETLFELGVELVEDLEEEGYEFENLKVMEGINDHPKYIEALADQVLHKLDHEIQVEQEGQKSKTVSAE; translated from the coding sequence ATGGCAGAAGAAGAGAAGCGTATTGGTGTTGTTTTGATGAATTTAGGCGGTCCAACCGCTGATTATGCCGTTCGTCCTTTTTTGTATAATCTTTTTAGAGATGAAGATATTATCAAGATGGGGGGCGGTAAATTTCAGGACTTTTTTGCAAAGATTATCTCCAAATTTCGTGCGCCTGCGGTACAGGAAGATTATGAGGAAATTAATGGTTGTCCCAGGGGCTGTATGGGAAACAAGCACTGTTTGAATAGACAGAAAAGCATTACCTCTACATGCTGTTCGCCCATCAATAGTCTTACAGAAAAACAGCGGCGTGGACTTGAGAAGTACCTCAAAAATATTTTGCCGGAAGATCAGTTTGTGAAGGTGTATACCTGCATGCGCTATTGGCTGCCTTTTGCGGAAACGACGCTTGAGGATATGGAAGAAGACGGGATTACTCATGCGGTGATGGTGCCATTGTATCCACAATTTTCGTGGACAACGACCGGAAGCAGTTATCGTGACTGGGAAACCAAGCGCGAAGAAAAATTTGGCCATGATACGCCGTGGAAAGAATTTCATGTCAAGAATTATCATCTCGATGAGAATTATCTCTCGGCTATGAATGACCGAATTGATGAGGCACTGGCCGAGATGGATGAGGAAACCCGCCAGAAGACGCATTTTATTTTTAGTGCGCATGGCACGCCCAAGCTCGAAGTGCGAAGCGGCGATCCCTATACCACGGAGATCAACCAGACCATGGAAGCGATTATGGAGATGCGCGGCTACGATCACGATTATTGGCTCGGGTATCAGTCAAAGGTAGGTCCGCAAAAATGGACGCAGCCCAATACCGCTGAGCTGGTAGAACGTCACATCGAATACGGAATTAAGAACTTTTTAATGATCCCCATCGCTTTTGTGACCGACCATGTGGAAACCTTGTTTGAATTGGGGGTTGAGCTGGTTGAAGACCTGGAAGAAGAGGGCTACGAGTTTGAAAACCTGAAAGTGATGGAGGGGATCAACGATCATCCCAAATACATTGAGGCCCTGGCTGATCAGGTATTGCATAAGCTGGATCATGAAATTCAAGTTGAACAGGAAGGTCAGAAATCAAAAACAGTATCTGCCGAATAA
- a CDS encoding SDR family oxidoreductase yields the protein MSFNNKIIWITGASSGIGEALTYELNQQGAKLIISSRRKETLEQVKNNCSNPSDIHIVTLDLAKTDELPSKAEEAISHWGHVDYLFNNGGISQRSNAIDTNLDVIRTVMEINFFGSVALTKAVLPSMIERESGHIVITSSVMGKFGTRLRSSYAASKHALHGYFDSLRQEVYDKNIKISLVCPGFIKTNVTKNALEGDGSKHNKMGKGQEHGMPADEFARKLIPKINRGKEEIYIGGSEIWAVYLKRFFPRLLNKMLRKVKVT from the coding sequence ATGTCTTTTAATAATAAAATTATTTGGATTACCGGCGCTTCATCTGGTATTGGAGAAGCCCTTACCTATGAGTTAAATCAACAAGGTGCAAAACTTATCATTTCTTCGCGTCGGAAAGAAACCTTGGAGCAGGTCAAAAATAATTGCTCCAACCCATCAGATATACACATTGTCACACTTGATCTTGCTAAAACTGATGAACTTCCCTCCAAAGCCGAAGAAGCCATCAGTCACTGGGGGCATGTTGATTACTTATTTAATAACGGGGGTATCAGTCAACGCTCAAATGCTATTGATACTAACCTTGATGTTATTCGCACGGTCATGGAGATTAATTTTTTTGGATCTGTTGCCCTTACCAAAGCTGTATTGCCATCTATGATTGAGCGAGAATCGGGACATATCGTGATTACCAGTAGCGTGATGGGGAAATTCGGTACAAGATTACGATCCAGCTATGCAGCTTCGAAACATGCATTGCACGGTTATTTTGACTCCCTCCGCCAAGAAGTGTACGACAAGAATATTAAAATATCATTGGTTTGTCCGGGCTTCATTAAAACGAATGTCACCAAGAATGCTTTGGAAGGCGATGGCAGCAAGCATAATAAAATGGGCAAGGGACAAGAACATGGAATGCCCGCCGATGAGTTTGCTCGGAAGCTCATTCCCAAAATAAATCGAGGAAAAGAAGAAATATATATTGGTGGAAGCGAAATTTGGGCTGTTTATTTAAAGCGATTTTTCCCGCGCCTGCTCAACAAAATGCTCCGAAAGGTAAAAGTAACCTAA
- the hemA gene encoding glutamyl-tRNA reductase, with translation MSEQPQIADFCAVGVNHWEATIDVRERFSLSDTQKRELIEGAKREGITSLFVVSTCNRTEVFGQDVTPQELVRLLIAYSNASLEEFHNYGFEKEGQRAVEHLFQVTVGLDSQILGDLQVVKQVKEGYELAGEMDAVDGELHRLMQHVFRAHKRSRNETSLGEGAATTAYAAVKFAVKTFENLKDKNILLVGTGKIGKVTCKNLINLGAKKLTLINRTRERAEFVADRFDLQVADMEKLPNEIAGADLIIVATGAKEPVITLDDMKPSLLDPKFKVMVDLSVPRNIDPEIGEMEFVDLANMDFLTDVTDEAYRKREENIPLVKKIIEDELTDYKNWLSKQKVVPTIKALTNKFDSIREDEYEFFKNKISDTDKEKVENLTRRIVNKIAAYSIEHLRDHHESEQVTKVVNDMFKLETKAENE, from the coding sequence ATGTCTGAGCAACCTCAAATAGCAGATTTTTGTGCGGTCGGTGTCAATCACTGGGAGGCTACCATTGATGTTCGTGAACGGTTTAGCCTCAGTGATACACAGAAACGTGAGCTTATTGAAGGTGCCAAGCGCGAGGGAATTACAAGTCTGTTCGTTGTTTCGACTTGTAATCGCACCGAAGTTTTCGGTCAGGATGTTACCCCTCAAGAGCTGGTGCGTTTGTTGATTGCCTACTCAAATGCCTCGCTCGAAGAGTTTCATAACTACGGGTTTGAGAAAGAGGGTCAGCGTGCTGTAGAGCATCTTTTCCAGGTTACGGTTGGGCTTGATTCTCAGATTCTCGGAGATTTGCAAGTTGTTAAACAGGTGAAGGAAGGTTACGAATTAGCCGGCGAAATGGATGCTGTGGATGGCGAACTTCATCGATTGATGCAGCATGTTTTCCGGGCGCACAAACGTTCGCGTAATGAGACATCACTCGGGGAGGGAGCTGCAACAACCGCTTATGCCGCGGTAAAATTTGCGGTTAAAACCTTCGAGAATTTAAAGGATAAAAATATTCTGCTCGTTGGAACTGGAAAGATTGGCAAGGTGACGTGCAAGAATCTGATTAATCTTGGTGCAAAAAAACTTACGCTGATCAACCGAACACGCGAACGTGCTGAGTTTGTGGCTGACCGGTTTGACCTGCAGGTAGCTGATATGGAAAAGCTGCCTAATGAAATTGCCGGGGCCGATCTGATTATCGTAGCTACCGGAGCGAAAGAACCTGTGATTACACTTGATGATATGAAGCCTTCACTGCTTGATCCGAAGTTCAAGGTGATGGTGGATTTGTCGGTACCCCGCAATATTGATCCCGAAATTGGGGAAATGGAATTTGTTGATCTGGCCAATATGGATTTTCTGACGGATGTAACTGATGAGGCCTATCGGAAGCGGGAAGAAAATATTCCGTTGGTGAAGAAAATTATTGAGGATGAGCTAACGGATTACAAAAATTGGCTCAGCAAGCAAAAAGTGGTACCTACTATTAAAGCACTGACGAATAAGTTTGACTCCATCCGAGAGGATGAATATGAGTTTTTTAAAAATAAAATTTCAGATACAGACAAGGAGAAGGTCGAAAATTTGACGCGTCGTATCGTCAATAAAATTGCCGCCTACTCTATTGAGCATCTGCGTGACCATCACGAATCGGAGCAGGTCACGAAAGTAGTTAATGATATGTTTAAGCTCGAAACCAAAGCCGAAAATGAGTAA
- the hemC gene encoding hydroxymethylbilane synthase, whose translation MSKKIRIGTRDSQLATWQAKQVAKELQKLGHNTELIFVKSEGDIDLTTPLTEMGGKGVFTKALDDAQLNDEIDIAVHSFKDLPTENPLPLKVAAIMERADARDSLVAPDGTDFLDDPNYKATIATSSNRRRAQWLHRYPNHEIVNIRGNVNTRLEKVEKNDWDAAIFAAAGLERIDLGHHISAYLDWMVSAAAQGAMAVMIREEDSEMEEIVSQLNHDETALCTTIERDFLHDMEAGCSAPVGAYAFVEDSQVHFKAVALTLDGREQYDYEKRMSVGEAGDLGHTAAQALLSEGAIKVIEEMKSG comes from the coding sequence ATGAGTAAGAAAATTCGCATTGGCACCCGTGATAGTCAGCTTGCAACATGGCAGGCCAAGCAGGTTGCTAAAGAACTTCAAAAGCTCGGCCATAACACCGAGCTTATTTTTGTTAAGTCAGAGGGTGATATTGATCTGACGACTCCACTAACAGAAATGGGGGGGAAGGGGGTATTTACGAAGGCACTCGATGATGCCCAGCTTAATGACGAAATTGATATTGCAGTTCATTCTTTTAAGGACTTGCCTACCGAGAATCCGCTTCCGCTCAAGGTAGCAGCAATTATGGAGCGTGCCGATGCGCGCGACTCACTGGTGGCTCCCGATGGTACCGACTTTCTGGATGATCCCAACTACAAAGCAACTATTGCAACAAGCAGTAATCGTCGCCGTGCGCAATGGTTGCACCGTTATCCGAATCATGAGATTGTAAACATTCGGGGAAACGTAAATACGCGCCTCGAGAAAGTAGAGAAAAATGACTGGGATGCCGCTATTTTTGCGGCGGCGGGACTTGAACGTATTGATCTTGGTCATCATATCAGTGCATATCTCGACTGGATGGTTTCCGCTGCTGCACAGGGAGCCATGGCCGTCATGATCCGCGAAGAAGATAGCGAGATGGAAGAAATTGTTTCGCAGCTCAACCACGATGAGACAGCACTTTGTACCACTATTGAGCGAGATTTCTTGCACGATATGGAAGCTGGATGCAGTGCACCAGTCGGTGCGTATGCGTTTGTTGAGGATAGCCAAGTGCATTTTAAAGCAGTAGCACTTACACTCGATGGACGTGAGCAATATGATTATGAAAAGCGAATGTCTGTAGGTGAAGCTGGTGATCTTGGCCACACTGCGGCCCAGGCTCTTTTGAGTGAAGGAGCTATTAAAGTTATTGAAGAGATGAAATCAGGATAA
- a CDS encoding HAMP domain-containing sensor histidine kinase, with product MKIRSKLAWTFILLLIFGITSISSYSILFIRDYLLEEGRVEMERDTRWLAVTVASLSDDNLEQRLTKTARTSGYQLAVYDSTGRLVNYFQNSDTTIVPTQKLSAGILESLNARQNIPLLPRDSESEVLTSFVKLSESKAGVTYLQAAQFKDEIYEPIKTIRWIIYYGMFISIGLVVIVSIWIARYVTKPITQIKDAAQDIADGDVDREIDISRSDEFGTLATSLNQMASKLRADTEQIKQFAEKQRQFFADITHEIRNPLHTISGALDMLELDGLPEEKKTKYINTAKKQTERISHLFKDLKTLQRYDSDEYFVEMQEFDMANIAHHMEDWHAEKAKEKGIVLNIDMHSCKVIGDPGKIEQVLDNLVSNAIKYTNDGGVNLTYQCQEHNVKIIVEDSGIGISDEHLNRLFDRFYRTDKARSRDKGGTGLGLAVVKSILSAHDTEIKVESEVGEGTQFWFELPKG from the coding sequence ATGAAGATTCGATCGAAACTCGCGTGGACATTTATTTTGCTGCTTATTTTTGGGATTACCTCCATTAGCAGTTATTCCATTTTATTTATTCGGGATTACCTGCTCGAGGAAGGTCGGGTCGAGATGGAGCGCGACACGCGCTGGCTGGCCGTAACGGTCGCAAGTTTGTCGGATGATAATTTAGAGCAACGACTTACCAAAACGGCACGTACATCTGGCTACCAGTTGGCGGTGTATGATTCTACAGGACGGTTGGTAAATTATTTTCAGAATAGCGATACAACCATTGTGCCGACACAAAAACTATCAGCTGGAATTTTAGAGAGTCTCAATGCACGCCAAAATATTCCGCTTTTGCCGCGCGATTCAGAATCTGAAGTATTGACCAGTTTTGTAAAACTTTCCGAATCGAAAGCAGGGGTAACGTATTTGCAAGCTGCCCAGTTTAAGGATGAGATTTATGAGCCCATCAAAACTATCCGCTGGATTATCTACTATGGTATGTTTATTTCTATTGGATTAGTGGTGATTGTAAGCATCTGGATTGCCCGATACGTAACCAAACCCATTACCCAAATTAAAGATGCTGCTCAGGATATTGCTGATGGTGATGTGGATCGCGAAATTGATATCAGTCGCAGTGATGAATTTGGCACCTTGGCGACCTCGCTGAATCAGATGGCCTCCAAGCTCCGGGCTGATACCGAACAGATTAAACAGTTTGCCGAAAAACAGCGTCAGTTTTTTGCGGATATCACCCATGAGATTCGTAACCCTCTGCATACCATTTCCGGGGCATTAGATATGTTGGAATTAGATGGGTTGCCGGAAGAAAAGAAGACAAAATATATTAACACAGCGAAAAAACAGACGGAGCGGATATCTCATTTGTTTAAGGATTTGAAGACGTTGCAGCGATATGATTCCGACGAATATTTCGTGGAGATGCAGGAGTTTGATATGGCCAACATCGCTCATCATATGGAAGACTGGCATGCCGAAAAAGCCAAAGAAAAAGGCATTGTTTTGAATATTGATATGCACAGCTGTAAAGTGATTGGCGATCCCGGGAAAATTGAACAGGTGCTCGATAATTTGGTTTCAAATGCCATCAAGTATACGAACGATGGAGGTGTGAACTTGACTTACCAATGCCAAGAGCATAATGTTAAGATCATTGTTGAAGACAGCGGTATCGGTATTTCGGATGAGCATTTGAATCGACTTTTTGATCGTTTTTACAGAACTGATAAAGCACGATCTCGTGATAAGGGGGGGACGGGACTTGGCCTTGCGGTAGTCAAGAGTATTTTAAGTGCACATGATACTGAAATTAAGGTTGAAAGCGAGGTAGGAGAAGGGACTCAATTTTGGTTTGAGTTGCCCAAGGGATAG
- the hemF gene encoding oxygen-dependent coproporphyrinogen oxidase, whose amino-acid sequence MKSRFEAYIRKLQNEICDRLEQIDSKAKFRHDDWGREGGGGGHTRVIEKGDVFEKGGVNISTVYGELPELIRKRFEVEQGWFWAGGLSLVIHPQSPMIPTVHANYRYFELYDDAGMSEVRDQWFGGGADLTPYYLWDEDAIHFHKVLKGACDEHGEELYPQFKKECDEYFYNGHRSEGRGIGGLFFDYLRPDESRSAEDWYDFTTEVGDAFLESYVPIVERRKEEPYSDREQYFQEIRRGRYVEFNLIHDRGTLFGLKTNGRTESILMSLPPRVRWDYDFDIEEGSREEYLLDRLKNPIDWIEYSKELATD is encoded by the coding sequence ATTAAATCACGATTCGAAGCCTACATTCGGAAGCTGCAGAATGAAATCTGCGATAGGTTAGAGCAGATTGATAGCAAGGCGAAGTTCCGTCATGATGATTGGGGCCGTGAGGGCGGAGGAGGTGGACACACCCGCGTGATCGAAAAAGGTGATGTCTTTGAAAAGGGCGGCGTTAATATTTCGACGGTGTATGGTGAACTGCCTGAGCTCATCCGCAAGCGTTTTGAAGTTGAGCAGGGTTGGTTTTGGGCTGGAGGGTTATCGCTGGTTATACATCCCCAAAGCCCGATGATTCCCACGGTACATGCCAATTATCGTTATTTTGAGCTATATGATGATGCAGGAATGAGCGAAGTGCGCGACCAGTGGTTTGGGGGTGGTGCAGACTTGACTCCGTATTATTTGTGGGATGAAGATGCCATTCACTTTCACAAAGTGTTGAAGGGGGCATGTGATGAGCATGGCGAAGAGCTATACCCCCAGTTTAAAAAAGAGTGTGATGAATATTTTTATAACGGTCACCGTTCGGAGGGGCGCGGTATTGGCGGATTGTTTTTTGATTATTTGCGACCGGATGAAAGTCGTTCAGCTGAAGACTGGTACGATTTTACGACCGAGGTAGGCGATGCGTTCTTGGAAAGCTATGTGCCGATTGTTGAGCGACGGAAAGAGGAGCCTTACAGCGATCGTGAGCAATATTTTCAGGAGATTCGTCGCGGTCGTTACGTCGAGTTTAATTTGATTCACGATCGCGGTACGTTATTTGGACTCAAAACGAACGGGCGAACCGAGTCGATTTTGATGAGCCTGCCGCCGCGCGTTCGGTGGGATTACGATTTTGATATCGAAGAAGGTAGTCGCGAGGAGTATCTTTTGGATCGGCTTAAAAATCCCATCGACTGGATTGAGTATAGTAAAGAATTAGCCACAGATTAA
- a CDS encoding DUF58 domain-containing protein, translated as MLLDHELLSQLAPLELRARKIVEGFISGLHKSPHHGFSVEFAEHRPYNPGDEIKHIDWKVFGKTERLYVKKYEEETNLRCYILLDTSSSMYFKYFSPWSKLRYAIHFGSSLMYLMHRQRDACGLITFGEEVNQFIPAKSSYSHLRMLFSEFEKLLEEEQQGDPEKRKTATSKVLHEVAERLNHRSLVIVLTDLFENVEQHDQLISSLKHLRHRKHEVLLFNVLEEKSEQKLDFPDRRLRMQDMETGSQMEVLPAQIREDYQKKVEELTHKFKMACSEFQIDFEQLDTQSEFDLALLAYLNKRKRLG; from the coding sequence ATGTTATTAGATCACGAATTATTATCACAGTTAGCGCCGTTGGAGTTACGGGCCCGAAAAATTGTTGAAGGATTTATTTCGGGACTGCATAAAAGTCCACACCACGGATTCAGCGTAGAATTTGCCGAGCACCGCCCATATAATCCTGGTGATGAAATAAAACATATCGACTGGAAGGTTTTTGGAAAAACGGAGCGTCTTTATGTCAAAAAATATGAAGAGGAGACCAACCTGCGCTGTTATATACTGCTGGATACCAGCAGCTCGATGTATTTTAAATATTTTAGTCCGTGGAGTAAATTGCGTTATGCCATCCATTTCGGTTCGTCTTTGATGTATCTGATGCATCGTCAGCGCGATGCCTGTGGGCTGATTACTTTTGGTGAAGAAGTTAATCAATTTATTCCGGCGAAGTCTTCGTATTCACATTTGCGGATGTTGTTTTCGGAATTTGAAAAGCTGTTAGAAGAAGAGCAGCAGGGAGATCCTGAAAAACGGAAAACAGCTACATCAAAAGTGTTGCACGAGGTGGCCGAGCGGCTCAATCATCGCAGCCTGGTAATTGTGCTCACAGATCTGTTTGAAAATGTTGAGCAGCATGATCAATTAATTTCCTCTCTAAAACATCTGCGCCATCGCAAGCATGAAGTATTGCTTTTTAACGTGCTGGAAGAAAAAAGTGAACAAAAACTCGACTTTCCCGATCGCAGATTGCGTATGCAGGATATGGAGACCGGATCACAGATGGAAGTACTGCCGGCCCAAATTCGCGAAGACTATCAGAAAAAAGTTGAGGAGCTAACCCATAAGTTTAAGATGGCCTGTAGCGAATTCCAGATTGATTTCGAACAATTGGACACGCAAAGCGAATTTGATCTGGCGTTATTGGCCTATTTGAATAAACGTAAACGACTGGGCTGA
- a CDS encoding uroporphyrinogen-III synthase encodes MRQNKRNILVTRPLSAQQLEYARILGLEPIIKPALEFNFPDYWDGVLKVITEHPKSDWVFTSANGVKALEELMKAGLQVRPEVQLFAVGAKTRDALQDLGLNAKIPRTQDGKHLAELIIREGKINSVIYFHGNLSRDEMTSELEDDGIEVIELEVYETIINPVEMPNKPVSGILFYSPSAVEGFARGTGFEDELPPLFAIGPTTAGALKKRTDQHVEIAKQPDTEVLLRTTADFIFNQKNIEHG; translated from the coding sequence ATGAGACAAAACAAACGAAATATTTTAGTAACGCGACCTTTATCAGCACAGCAATTGGAATACGCCCGAATTCTGGGTTTGGAGCCGATTATAAAACCGGCTTTGGAATTCAACTTCCCTGATTATTGGGATGGTGTGCTTAAAGTTATTACTGAGCACCCCAAGTCCGATTGGGTGTTTACCAGTGCCAATGGCGTTAAAGCGTTGGAAGAATTGATGAAGGCCGGACTTCAAGTACGTCCAGAAGTACAGCTTTTTGCGGTGGGAGCCAAAACCCGTGATGCCCTTCAAGACCTGGGACTCAATGCAAAAATACCCAGAACGCAGGATGGTAAACATTTGGCTGAGTTGATCATCCGGGAGGGAAAGATTAATTCGGTTATCTATTTTCATGGCAATCTAAGTCGTGATGAGATGACAAGCGAGCTTGAAGATGATGGTATTGAAGTAATTGAGCTGGAAGTATATGAGACGATTATCAATCCTGTAGAAATGCCGAATAAGCCGGTGAGTGGGATCTTGTTTTACAGTCCCAGTGCGGTGGAGGGGTTTGCGCGTGGCACTGGTTTTGAGGATGAGCTGCCTCCGCTTTTTGCCATCGGTCCGACTACCGCGGGAGCACTCAAGAAACGAACTGATCAGCACGTTGAAATTGCCAAGCAACCTGACACCGAAGTGCTTCTCCGCACCACTGCCGATTTCATTTTTAATCAAAAAAACATTGAACACGGGTAA
- the hemE gene encoding uroporphyrinogen decarboxylase: MSTNFPELKNDLLLRTLRGEEVERPPVWMMRQAGRYLPQYMKLRKKYTFFERVETPELACEITIQPIDELEPDAAIIFSDILTIPQALGIDVDLVKGKGPVMDNPIRSVDDAFSILAEDIPGKLNHVMEAITLTRKELNGRVPLIGFAGAPWTLFCYMVQGEGSKNFAKAKAFMYQHPDAAKHVMKELTKATIDYLKAQIEAGAQVVQLFDSWSGLLSPEDFNEWAMPYLMEICDEIDEVPVILFAKGSWYALERLSFKSNASALGLDWTITPEYGREATRGDIVLQGNFDPSKLMMPRDEITHQTRRMIDRFGSQKYIANLGHGILPNIPVDNARAFVDTVKEYEPK, translated from the coding sequence ATGAGTACCAATTTTCCAGAATTAAAAAACGATTTATTACTACGAACACTCCGTGGCGAAGAAGTCGAACGTCCACCGGTGTGGATGATGCGTCAGGCTGGACGTTATTTGCCGCAATACATGAAACTTCGCAAGAAATATACTTTCTTCGAGCGTGTTGAAACGCCGGAGCTGGCATGCGAAATCACCATTCAGCCCATTGACGAGCTCGAGCCTGATGCGGCCATTATTTTTTCGGATATCCTAACTATTCCGCAGGCATTGGGCATTGATGTGGATTTGGTAAAAGGCAAAGGACCAGTGATGGATAACCCCATCCGCAGCGTAGATGATGCCTTTTCGATATTAGCCGAAGATATTCCCGGGAAACTCAATCACGTGATGGAGGCTATAACGCTTACACGTAAAGAACTTAACGGACGCGTACCGTTAATTGGTTTTGCTGGGGCACCGTGGACACTTTTCTGTTATATGGTGCAGGGCGAAGGTTCCAAAAATTTTGCTAAGGCTAAAGCGTTTATGTATCAGCATCCCGATGCGGCCAAGCATGTAATGAAGGAATTGACGAAAGCCACAATCGATTATCTGAAAGCTCAAATTGAAGCAGGGGCACAAGTAGTGCAGCTTTTTGATTCATGGTCGGGATTGCTAAGCCCTGAAGATTTTAACGAGTGGGCAATGCCATACTTGATGGAAATTTGTGATGAAATTGACGAAGTGCCCGTGATTTTATTTGCGAAAGGAAGCTGGTATGCATTAGAGCGACTAAGTTTTAAAAGTAATGCTTCGGCACTGGGGCTCGACTGGACCATAACTCCCGAATACGGACGTGAAGCCACACGTGGAGACATTGTGCTTCAAGGCAATTTTGATCCGTCAAAACTAATGATGCCGCGTGATGAGATTACTCATCAAACACGACGAATGATTGATCGGTTTGGCTCGCAGAAATATATCGCAAACTTGGGACATGGCATTTTGCCGAATATTCCGGTAGATAACGCCCGTGCCTTTGTAGATACAGTGAAAGAATATGAGCCGAAATAG
- a CDS encoding fasciclin domain-containing protein, which translates to MTSKMKKLISASFAVLLVFALSANFAVGQGGGQSQVQGETVVDKVSENSDTSDFSDLLEQSGFAQVLAQQGPYTVLAPSNDALAKGEVDVESAKENQKQAQQVVQNHLYQGEISADEVESSMGVKVQKEDESPANGVVYVVDKVVTR; encoded by the coding sequence ATGACATCAAAAATGAAAAAGCTCATTTCAGCGTCGTTTGCAGTTTTATTGGTATTCGCATTAAGTGCAAATTTTGCTGTTGGCCAGGGTGGAGGACAGTCACAAGTACAAGGCGAAACGGTTGTGGATAAAGTTAGCGAAAACAGTGACACTTCAGACTTTTCTGATCTACTTGAACAATCCGGCTTTGCGCAGGTGTTGGCCCAGCAGGGACCATATACTGTATTGGCTCCCAGCAATGATGCCTTAGCAAAGGGAGAGGTTGATGTGGAGTCAGCAAAAGAAAACCAAAAGCAAGCGCAGCAGGTTGTACAAAACCATTTGTATCAAGGAGAAATTTCAGCAGATGAGGTAGAATCTTCTATGGGTGTTAAAGTCCAGAAAGAAGATGAATCACCTGCGAATGGCGTTGTTTATGTGGTTGATAAAGTCGTAACCCGGTAG